One window from the genome of Pedobacter schmidteae encodes:
- a CDS encoding Gfo/Idh/MocA family protein yields MIETNDQNATDRRDFLKKSGIVLLGSTLTYQTGFANPLFSSTKSTLKVGLIGCGGRGTGAAAQALQADPDVIITALGDVFEDRMATAYEALTTIDPKRVKVDKKRRFIGFDAYQKVIDSGVDVVLLTTPPAFRPDHLTAAINAGKHVFCEKPVAVDAPGIRKVLDAAKKAREKNLALVSGFCFRYDLPSRGVFGRVLNGDVGEIKTVTTFRNGSGNWSNPRQPDWNDLTFKMRNWHYQNWLSGDFIAEQAVHSLDMMSWAMGDKMPVSATGTGGRQVRVDPIYGNIYDHFAIEYEYANGAKGYHFCRQQEGTSHRNTVDVLGTEGNAFVNVGTRYEISGKNAWKYEGEKKNMYQIQHDELFASIRSGKPINNGEWMSYSTLLAIWGRMAAYTGQTVSFEQALNSNVVLGPKIDEYNWDMKWENLPVALPGSTKTV; encoded by the coding sequence ATGATTGAAACCAACGACCAAAACGCCACCGATCGCCGTGATTTTTTAAAGAAATCAGGTATTGTATTATTGGGCAGTACACTGACTTATCAAACCGGTTTTGCCAATCCTTTATTCTCTTCTACAAAATCGACACTGAAAGTAGGCTTAATTGGCTGCGGCGGACGTGGAACAGGTGCTGCAGCACAGGCACTTCAGGCCGATCCTGATGTGATCATTACTGCATTGGGTGATGTATTTGAGGATAGAATGGCAACGGCTTATGAGGCCTTGACTACTATTGATCCGAAAAGGGTTAAGGTAGATAAAAAAAGAAGATTTATTGGCTTTGATGCCTATCAGAAAGTCATAGATTCGGGTGTTGATGTGGTATTGTTAACTACACCACCTGCTTTCAGACCTGATCACCTCACTGCTGCGATAAATGCGGGCAAGCATGTTTTTTGTGAAAAACCGGTAGCTGTTGATGCACCCGGTATCCGTAAAGTACTGGATGCCGCAAAAAAAGCACGTGAGAAAAACCTGGCGCTTGTTTCCGGATTTTGCTTCCGGTACGACCTGCCAAGCAGGGGTGTATTCGGCCGCGTTTTAAATGGCGATGTGGGGGAAATTAAAACGGTTACGACTTTCAGAAACGGATCTGGAAATTGGTCTAATCCGCGCCAACCAGATTGGAACGACCTGACTTTTAAAATGCGTAACTGGCATTATCAGAACTGGCTTTCGGGCGATTTTATTGCAGAACAGGCGGTGCATAGTCTGGACATGATGTCCTGGGCAATGGGCGATAAAATGCCAGTGAGCGCTACCGGTACCGGTGGCCGTCAAGTACGTGTGGATCCAATATATGGCAATATTTATGATCATTTTGCTATTGAGTATGAATATGCGAATGGGGCCAAAGGCTATCATTTCTGCAGACAGCAGGAGGGAACTTCACACCGGAATACGGTTGATGTATTGGGTACAGAGGGTAATGCTTTTGTAAATGTGGGTACCAGATATGAGATTTCGGGCAAAAATGCGTGGAAATACGAAGGGGAAAAGAAAAATATGTACCAGATACAGCATGATGAACTCTTTGCTTCTATCCGGAGTGGTAAACCTATAAATAATGGAGAATGGATGTCGTACAGTACTTTGTTGGCCATATGGGGCCGCATGGCAGCCTATACCGGTCAAACCGTTAGTTTTGAGCAGGCATTGAATTCGAATGTAGTGCTTGGGCCAAAAATTGACGAATACAACTGGGATATGAAGTGGGAAAACCTGCCGGTTGCTTTACCTGGATCGACTAAGACCGTTTAA
- a CDS encoding SGNH/GDSL hydrolase family protein: MAVSLRLCALFAGFLMINAGCTALKTNTTDTLGAIDLKPYGRFQINQQQELELVSSAVNFGFAFEGEECVINVKGDDPKGHNYLQYELDGVYQKRIRTEGDVATPLVIKVAGKGKHKIWIYKATEAHSGTIKVLSVSAKNIRPISRPALPLIEFIGNSITCGAAADDSEVACGTGEYHDQHNAYLAYGPRLARALNTNFIMSSVSGIGIYRNWAGDGAPMPRVYEYLKFGEGSGPKWDFSRYSPRIVSIALGTNDLSNGDGKTPRKPFDTTICINSYVKFIQLVKSKYPKARIVLLNSPMAGGEPAKLLDQCIASVKQKVDVLYPSDFPVSTYFFKPMQARGCTGHPSVADHEILAKQLEPFFRKLLF; the protein is encoded by the coding sequence ATGGCGGTTAGCTTACGTTTGTGTGCTCTTTTTGCAGGATTCCTAATGATCAATGCCGGTTGTACGGCATTGAAAACAAATACAACTGATACACTGGGTGCCATTGATCTGAAACCTTATGGAAGGTTTCAGATCAATCAGCAACAGGAGCTGGAACTGGTCAGTTCGGCTGTGAATTTTGGTTTTGCATTTGAAGGTGAGGAATGTGTGATCAACGTAAAGGGAGATGATCCTAAAGGACACAATTACCTGCAATATGAACTGGATGGAGTTTACCAGAAACGTATTCGTACAGAGGGAGATGTGGCTACACCGCTGGTGATTAAGGTTGCAGGTAAAGGGAAACATAAGATCTGGATCTATAAAGCTACCGAGGCACATTCGGGTACCATTAAGGTGCTGAGCGTGTCCGCTAAAAATATCAGACCAATAAGCAGGCCTGCTTTACCGCTTATTGAATTTATAGGCAATAGCATCACCTGTGGTGCTGCGGCTGATGATTCGGAGGTAGCATGTGGTACTGGTGAGTATCACGATCAGCACAACGCGTATCTTGCTTATGGACCAAGGCTTGCCCGGGCTTTAAACACCAATTTTATCATGAGTAGTGTAAGTGGTATAGGCATTTATCGCAACTGGGCAGGTGATGGGGCTCCGATGCCGCGTGTGTATGAGTATTTGAAGTTTGGTGAGGGGAGTGGACCCAAATGGGACTTTAGTCGCTACAGTCCCAGGATAGTGAGCATTGCTTTGGGTACCAACGACCTCAGTAACGGAGATGGAAAAACGCCCAGAAAGCCTTTTGATACTACAATATGTATCAACAGTTATGTGAAGTTTATTCAACTGGTTAAATCAAAATATCCAAAAGCTAGAATTGTTTTGTTAAACAGTCCTATGGCCGGTGGGGAGCCCGCAAAGTTGCTGGATCAATGCATAGCATCTGTAAAGCAAAAAGTCGATGTGCTATACCCTTCAGATTTTCCGGTTTCAACTTATTTTTTTAAACCTATGCAGGCCCGTGGCTGTACGGGACATCCAAGTGTTGCCGATCATGAGATACTGGCAAAACAACTGGAACCTTTCTTTAGAAAGCTCTTATTTTAA
- a CDS encoding MFS transporter, giving the protein MKENTTTIDPKQLAQQTVFPILFAISISHLLNDTIQSLIPAIYPLVKDTYNLSFSQIGLITLTFQMAASLFQPFVGLYTDKKPQPYSLAIGMGFTLIGLVTLSLSTGFYFMLLSVALIGTGSSIFHPEASRMAHAASGGRRGLAQSIFQLGGNAGSSIGPLLAAWIIVPYGQFSVIWFSIIALLAIMILSWVGNWYKGYMVNLKAKHGSKVAAIANNFSKSRVIVAVIILLILIFSKYFYMASLTSYFTFYLIEKFHVSVQTSQIYLFVFLFSVAAGTLIGGPVGDRFGRKYVIWFSILGTAPFALLLPYANLFWTAVLIVPIGVILASAFSAILVYAQELIPGKVGLVAGLFFGFAFGMGGIGSALLGKLADSTSINYVFHICAFLPLIGIITGFLPNIEGRKKG; this is encoded by the coding sequence ATGAAAGAAAATACCACTACCATCGACCCCAAGCAGTTGGCCCAACAGACTGTTTTTCCTATTCTTTTTGCCATCAGTATTTCTCATTTACTGAATGACACTATACAATCGCTGATACCGGCCATTTATCCGCTGGTAAAAGATACTTATAACCTGAGTTTTTCACAGATTGGATTAATTACACTGACCTTTCAAATGGCGGCTTCTTTATTTCAGCCCTTTGTGGGACTATATACTGATAAGAAACCTCAACCTTATTCGCTGGCCATTGGCATGGGCTTTACGCTGATTGGCCTGGTTACGTTATCCTTATCTACAGGGTTTTATTTTATGTTGCTCTCAGTTGCGCTCATCGGTACGGGGTCCTCTATATTTCATCCGGAGGCCTCGAGGATGGCGCATGCCGCCTCGGGAGGCCGACGGGGATTGGCGCAATCTATTTTTCAGCTTGGCGGGAATGCGGGCAGTTCCATAGGCCCATTGCTGGCTGCATGGATTATTGTACCCTACGGACAATTTAGTGTCATCTGGTTTTCGATCATTGCTTTGCTGGCCATCATGATTTTAAGCTGGGTAGGAAACTGGTATAAAGGCTATATGGTCAACCTGAAAGCCAAACATGGCAGTAAAGTAGCTGCGATAGCCAATAATTTTTCTAAAAGTCGGGTGATTGTTGCGGTCATCATTCTGCTGATACTTATCTTTTCCAAATATTTTTACATGGCCAGTCTTACCAGCTATTTTACTTTTTATCTTATTGAAAAGTTTCATGTATCGGTGCAAACATCGCAGATATACCTTTTTGTATTTCTGTTCTCGGTAGCTGCTGGTACGCTTATTGGCGGACCGGTAGGCGACAGGTTTGGGCGTAAATATGTGATCTGGTTTTCTATTTTAGGAACAGCACCTTTTGCGCTGTTGCTGCCCTATGCCAATTTATTCTGGACGGCAGTATTGATTGTGCCTATCGGGGTAATTCTGGCTTCTGCCTTCTCGGCCATACTGGTGTATGCCCAGGAGTTGATTCCTGGTAAAGTGGGCCTGGTAGCAGGTCTGTTTTTCGGCTTTGCATTTGGTATGGGCGGTATCGGATCTGCGTTGCTGGGTAAGCTGGCCGACAGTACCAGTATCAATTATGTATTTCATATTTGCGCATTCCTTCCATTGATTGGTATCATTACCGGGTTTTTGCCAAATATTGAGGGTAGAAAAAAGGGCTGA
- a CDS encoding FadR/GntR family transcriptional regulator, which translates to MNNLIKKKSLADEVASKLQEQISLGKYRINEKLPIEPELMKSFGVGRSTIREAIKILANSGLLRVQQGIGTFVELSTGGKEPMEQRLKRANIQDLDEVRQLLEMKIAEKAALNRTDADIIAIREHLASRKKASIAGLLEECVEADVRFHVAIAEASKNEILADLYKSASIHLKKWFLQMYPDTRAFEETYNLHEQLLKSIVAGDAKKAWTIAAKIIGHVSQ; encoded by the coding sequence ATGAATAATCTGATCAAAAAGAAATCACTTGCGGATGAAGTTGCCTCTAAACTACAGGAGCAGATTTCATTGGGGAAATACAGGATCAATGAGAAATTGCCCATTGAGCCTGAACTGATGAAAAGCTTTGGGGTGGGGCGCTCTACCATCCGTGAGGCCATTAAAATTCTGGCCAATTCCGGTTTGCTAAGAGTACAGCAGGGGATTGGTACCTTTGTCGAGCTGTCTACCGGTGGTAAAGAACCCATGGAGCAGCGCTTAAAACGGGCCAATATACAGGACCTGGATGAGGTACGGCAACTGCTGGAAATGAAAATTGCCGAAAAAGCAGCTCTTAACCGTACCGATGCCGATATTATAGCCATTCGCGAGCATCTGGCCAGCCGCAAAAAAGCCTCCATTGCAGGTTTACTGGAAGAATGTGTTGAGGCCGATGTACGCTTCCATGTTGCTATAGCTGAAGCTTCCAAAAATGAAATTCTGGCCGACCTGTATAAATCTGCATCTATCCATCTGAAAAAATGGTTTCTGCAGATGTACCCTGATACCCGGGCATTTGAAGAGACCTATAACCTCCACGAACAACTGTTGAAGAGCATTGTTGCCGGCGATGCCAAAAAAGCATGGACCATTGCCGCAAAAATAATCGGACACGTATCCCAATAA
- a CDS encoding NADPH-dependent FMN reductase, protein MSHIAIISASVRRGRNSHRTALYFKNFIETAGLASVEILDLNEYHFPLFDERLRFIENPTEQMLDFAAKIKAADGVILVTPEYNGGYPASLKNVVDLLYDEWRRKPIAISTNSAGPFGGSQVITSLQFSLWKIGAWTVPAMFPVPKVQEAFDENGVPSDPTATDKRATVFINELLWCMEAKRRMTTEN, encoded by the coding sequence ATGTCACACATTGCCATTATATCTGCCAGCGTAAGGAGAGGAAGAAACAGCCATCGAACTGCATTATATTTTAAAAACTTTATTGAAACTGCGGGGCTGGCTTCGGTTGAAATTCTGGACCTTAACGAATATCATTTTCCTCTATTTGATGAACGTTTGCGCTTTATTGAAAATCCTACTGAACAGATGCTGGATTTCGCGGCAAAAATAAAAGCTGCCGATGGTGTGATTCTGGTGACTCCGGAATATAATGGTGGATACCCGGCCAGCTTAAAAAATGTAGTGGACTTACTATATGATGAGTGGAGAAGGAAACCTATCGCTATTTCTACCAATTCGGCGGGACCATTTGGAGGTAGCCAGGTGATTACTTCCTTACAGTTTTCTTTGTGGAAAATAGGCGCATGGACTGTTCCTGCTATGTTTCCGGTTCCAAAAGTGCAGGAAGCATTTGATGAGAACGGCGTACCATCAGATCCGACGGCGACCGATAAACGGGCTACCGTTTTTATCAATGAATTGCTGTGGTGTATGGAGGCAAAACGCAGGATGACTACAGAAAATTAA
- a CDS encoding aldo/keto reductase family oxidoreductase: MQKIYMGDAGPKVSPAVYGFYRWDEVKNTADVLKKTVHLCLELGINTFEHGDSYGAYQCEELFGNLLHEGAFKREDVVLFSKCGLRVPHAQNPDIRVRHYDTSTAHITKSVESSLRKLRTDYLDIFLLDKLDPISNLEETALTLEKLKDSGKVKSIGVANFSVFQHQLLAAYLTKPIVTNHIELNLLSTQALDNGQIDYIKQRYMRPLAYAPLAEGRIAAGTDQQAIKVREKLEELSAKYNANIESLAVAWLAKLGALPLIGTTNEQRIRNAANAFSIELDHQDWYELYNVSVENQVTSR; encoded by the coding sequence ATGCAGAAAATATATATGGGGGATGCAGGCCCCAAAGTTTCGCCTGCGGTATACGGTTTTTACAGATGGGATGAGGTTAAAAATACAGCAGATGTTTTGAAAAAAACGGTACATCTGTGCCTGGAATTGGGCATCAACACTTTTGAACATGGCGATAGTTATGGCGCTTATCAGTGCGAGGAATTGTTTGGTAATTTGCTGCATGAAGGTGCTTTTAAAAGAGAAGATGTAGTCCTTTTCAGCAAATGTGGACTGAGGGTGCCTCATGCTCAAAATCCCGACATCAGGGTGAGACATTATGATACTTCAACTGCCCATATCACCAAAAGTGTGGAGTCTTCTTTAAGGAAATTACGGACAGATTACCTGGATATTTTTTTGCTGGATAAGCTAGACCCGATATCCAACCTGGAAGAAACAGCTTTGACTTTAGAAAAGCTGAAAGACTCAGGAAAAGTAAAAAGTATAGGTGTAGCCAATTTCTCGGTATTCCAGCACCAGTTACTGGCAGCCTATTTGACCAAGCCTATTGTAACCAACCACATAGAGCTGAACCTGTTGAGTACACAGGCGCTTGACAATGGACAAATTGATTATATCAAACAACGCTACATGCGCCCACTAGCCTATGCTCCTTTGGCTGAAGGACGAATAGCTGCCGGCACCGACCAGCAGGCGATAAAAGTAAGAGAAAAACTGGAAGAGCTGAGCGCAAAATACAATGCCAATATTGAATCGCTGGCAGTGGCCTGGCTGGCCAAATTGGGTGCCCTTCCATTAATAGGTACTACAAACGAACAACGCATCAGAAATGCAGCCAATGCTTTTTCCATAGAACTGGATCATCAGGATTGGTACGAATTATACAATGTATCAGTAGAAAATCAAGTAACAAGCAGGTAA
- a CDS encoding HAD-IIA family hydrolase, translating into MKHGLLIDMDGVIYSGENLIEGADKFIAGLLKNDIPFTFMTNNSQRTRLDSVRKLKHLGIEVTENHIYTSAMATGKFLGDQGTQGTAYVLGEGGLLTSLHENGVSLVNTDPEFVVLGEGRNFTLEMVQRAVDMILAGAKFITTNRDPSPKKPGWNNLGIAATTAMIEEATGRKAFVIGKPSPVMMRSARKYLGLETAETTVIGDTMETDIQGGVQMGYKTILVLSGIAKKEDLANYAFKPDLIVSSVDQIELPLKWW; encoded by the coding sequence ATGAAACACGGACTTCTGATTGACATGGATGGTGTCATCTACAGCGGAGAAAATTTAATTGAAGGTGCTGATAAATTTATCGCCGGTCTACTGAAAAACGATATTCCCTTTACTTTTATGACCAACAACAGTCAGCGTACCCGACTGGATTCGGTCAGAAAACTAAAACACCTGGGCATTGAAGTAACCGAGAACCATATTTATACCAGTGCTATGGCTACAGGGAAATTTTTGGGCGATCAAGGCACGCAGGGAACAGCCTATGTATTGGGTGAAGGTGGATTGCTAACCAGTTTGCACGAAAATGGTGTGAGCCTGGTAAACACCGATCCCGAATTTGTGGTATTGGGCGAAGGCCGGAACTTTACACTGGAAATGGTGCAGCGCGCCGTAGATATGATACTTGCAGGTGCAAAATTTATCACCACCAACCGCGACCCTTCTCCTAAAAAACCGGGATGGAACAACCTGGGCATTGCCGCAACCACGGCCATGATTGAAGAGGCTACAGGCCGAAAAGCCTTTGTAATTGGCAAACCAAGTCCGGTAATGATGCGTTCGGCCAGGAAATACCTGGGTTTGGAAACAGCCGAAACAACAGTAATTGGCGATACGATGGAAACTGATATTCAGGGTGGTGTACAGATGGGATACAAAACCATATTGGTACTTTCGGGTATAGCCAAAAAGGAAGATTTAGCCAATTACGCTTTTAAACCAGACCTGATTGTAAGTTCGGTAGACCAGATTGAACTGCCACTGAAATGGTGGTAA
- a CDS encoding metallophosphoesterase, producing MKISILLFAGLIFISPCFGKVQEGNQNDGPYVLYQDGNIIVHSIAAKAGAARKAVADTYKQTDKARIPVMVRFSDHPDWDFSVKLQPVLHNEPAEFKQPDKLLALSDIEGEFSALRSLLLANKVIDSRYNWTFGTGHVVICGDLFDRGADVPAVIWLLYKLEQDAKAKGGYLHTILGNHDIMNLSGDLRYVEPKYFENAKLMGLEYMELYGPDTELGRWLRSKNLIEKIGENLCLHAGVAPEINKLKISLKAVNERSRPYYDKAKRKELFTDQAIWKLFDGKKSSLFWYRGYFQEPKATLQEVEETLSLYGANRIIVGHTITDTNVGFYYGGKVLGIDVNQHKGHHEGALYERGKWYKINITGSKALL from the coding sequence ATGAAGATATCTATATTGCTATTTGCGGGGCTGATTTTTATCAGCCCCTGCTTTGGAAAAGTACAGGAGGGTAACCAAAATGATGGACCTTACGTTTTGTATCAGGATGGGAATATCATAGTGCATAGCATTGCGGCCAAAGCGGGAGCGGCACGTAAAGCGGTAGCTGATACTTACAAGCAGACTGACAAAGCCAGAATTCCGGTGATGGTTAGATTTTCTGATCATCCGGACTGGGATTTTTCCGTAAAACTTCAGCCTGTATTACACAATGAGCCTGCTGAATTTAAACAACCGGATAAACTATTGGCACTTTCGGACATAGAAGGTGAGTTTAGTGCGCTTAGAAGTTTGCTGCTGGCCAATAAGGTTATTGACAGCCGGTACAACTGGACTTTCGGTACCGGTCATGTGGTAATTTGTGGCGATTTGTTTGACCGTGGTGCAGATGTACCGGCTGTGATTTGGCTATTGTATAAGCTGGAACAGGACGCAAAAGCTAAAGGCGGATACCTGCATACCATTTTGGGAAATCATGACATCATGAACCTGAGTGGGGATTTGCGCTATGTGGAACCCAAGTATTTTGAAAATGCGAAGTTGATGGGGCTGGAATATATGGAACTGTACGGGCCAGACACAGAACTTGGACGTTGGTTGCGCAGCAAGAACCTGATAGAGAAGATAGGCGAAAATTTATGCTTGCATGCAGGAGTAGCACCCGAAATCAATAAACTTAAAATAAGTTTGAAAGCGGTTAACGAGCGGAGCCGCCCTTATTACGATAAAGCCAAAAGGAAAGAACTTTTTACCGATCAGGCCATATGGAAATTGTTTGACGGGAAAAAATCATCCCTTTTTTGGTACAGAGGGTATTTTCAGGAACCAAAAGCAACGTTGCAAGAGGTGGAAGAAACGCTTTCCTTATATGGTGCTAACCGCATTATTGTAGGCCATACCATTACCGATACCAATGTTGGCTTTTATTACGGAGGGAAGGTTTTGGGTATTGATGTAAACCAACATAAAGGCCACCATGAAGGCGCCTTGTACGAGCGTGGTAAATGGTATAAGATAAATATTACCGGTTCAAAAGCTTTGTTGTAA
- a CDS encoding RagB/SusD family nutrient uptake outer membrane protein — protein MIYAVLMVTSLSACKKGFLEIDPQGNTPVSMVVIDLPSTKAAVMGTYGLLQNEAYYGRSMVILPEVLSDNLYISRRNSNRYVSYDQYITTANDGTAASSWNYLYRTVVNANIIISKGEQLVVPESQAAEMKHLIGEAYTLRALANFDLLRLYALPYNATADASHIGIPVVVKSGTSKEDVINPKRNSVKEGYAQIVADLQKAIALLPAAAPVGFSASNRGRIAHYAAKALLARVYLYMEDWVNAEAMATEVIDIKKYTLLTNANYVSGATNFRTQNNSECIFEVQYTATNNLSTNSLVAFLLQGASYGDGLATDDLYNKYTATDVRRGFMAKGKRATSGGEDPAVIINKYNNNNTYEEGVKVIRLSEVYLIRAEARAKQSGKDVLAAADLDVVAKRADASKPTTTETGAALQALILLENRKEFAFEGHRLFDLTRNKQSFTKYRTDGITIPIASTSLRTILPIPLAEMNANTNMDQNEAYKIN, from the coding sequence ATGATATACGCAGTACTGATGGTGACCAGCCTCAGTGCTTGTAAAAAAGGATTTCTGGAAATTGATCCACAAGGAAACACGCCTGTGTCTATGGTGGTGATTGACCTGCCTAGTACCAAGGCTGCAGTTATGGGTACTTATGGTTTGTTGCAAAATGAAGCTTACTATGGGCGTAGTATGGTTATTTTGCCTGAAGTGTTGTCTGATAACTTATACATCAGTCGCAGAAATTCGAACCGCTATGTGAGTTACGACCAGTACATCACTACAGCCAACGACGGTACTGCCGCAAGTTCCTGGAATTACTTGTATCGGACTGTTGTAAATGCCAATATCATCATTTCCAAGGGAGAACAGCTGGTGGTTCCCGAAAGTCAGGCTGCCGAAATGAAACATTTGATTGGCGAAGCTTACACCTTAAGGGCTTTGGCAAATTTTGATTTGCTACGTTTATACGCTTTACCTTATAATGCCACTGCCGATGCAAGTCATATCGGTATCCCCGTGGTGGTAAAAAGCGGAACCAGCAAGGAGGATGTAATTAACCCTAAACGCAATAGCGTAAAAGAGGGATATGCCCAGATTGTTGCCGATTTGCAAAAGGCAATTGCCCTGCTTCCTGCTGCGGCACCCGTAGGATTTAGCGCTTCCAACAGAGGACGCATTGCTCACTATGCGGCAAAGGCCTTACTGGCAAGGGTGTATTTGTATATGGAAGATTGGGTGAACGCTGAGGCTATGGCAACAGAGGTTATCGACATTAAGAAATATACCTTGTTGACCAATGCAAACTATGTGAGCGGTGCCACAAATTTCAGAACGCAGAACAATAGCGAGTGTATTTTTGAGGTTCAGTATACCGCAACTAATAACCTGAGCACAAATTCGCTGGTGGCGTTTTTATTACAGGGGGCCAGTTATGGCGATGGTCTGGCTACAGACGATTTGTATAATAAATACACCGCTACCGATGTGCGTAGAGGTTTCATGGCTAAAGGAAAAAGAGCGACTTCCGGTGGTGAAGACCCGGCTGTGATTATCAATAAATATAACAATAACAACACCTATGAAGAAGGAGTGAAGGTGATCCGTTTATCAGAGGTATACCTGATTCGTGCCGAAGCCAGGGCCAAACAGTCGGGCAAAGATGTATTGGCTGCTGCCGATCTGGATGTTGTTGCCAAGCGGGCAGATGCATCTAAACCCACAACAACAGAAACCGGAGCAGCTTTGCAGGCCTTAATTTTACTGGAAAACCGCAAGGAGTTTGCTTTTGAAGGACACCGTTTGTTCGATCTCACCCGCAATAAACAGAGCTTTACCAAATACCGTACGGACGGCATCACTATACCTATAGCCAGTACTTCCTTAAGGACCATATTACCTATTCCTTTGGCAGAGATGAATGCAAATACAAATATGGACCAGAACGAAGCTTATAAAATCAATTGA